TCACGGCCTGCTGGATGTCATGCTGCGCCACCGACGGGTTGTCGACGAAGGTGTTGAGCGCGGTATCGACCGCGATGCGCGCGGCCAGTTCGCCGCCCGCGTTGCCGCCGACGCCGTCGCTCACGACGAAACAGGCGTTGTATTCGTCGAGGTGGTAGCCGATGGCGTCCTGGTTGCCGCTGCGCTCGCCCACGCAGGAGAACTGCGAGGTCGAGATGGGAACCGAAAAGGCGCGGGGAGCGGTCTCAAGCACGGCGCGCCTCCTTCAACCGTTCCATCTCCTTGTCGTAGGCCTGCTGGAAGGCCCGGCCGAAGACGGCCTGGAAATCGTCCTCGACGGCCGCGGTGGTCTCGGCATGCAGCTTCTGCAGCTGGCGCCACAGGCGCGCCTCGCGGCCGCCGGGCAGCAGCTTCTCGCCCAGTCCGCCGTCGTGCGGCGTCGCGGTGTTCAATGCTGCGGGGTCGAAGCGCTTGAGCACCGTGAGCAGCGCGGCGCGCATGCCGGCCACCATGCCGAGCTGATGCGACTGCAGGTCGCCGAGCGCGTCGTGCACGGCCGCTTCGGGCGCCAGGAAGCCGGGCATGCGCGCGCCGAACATCTGCATCAGCACGGCGCGGCCGTTGGGAAGAATCTTGAAGGGGTTGTTCTCTTCGTCGACGATCATCGTGATCTCGGCGCGCACTTCGCGCTTGAGCATGGCGCGCGACGAGAGCAGCTCGATGGTGCCGTCGGTGAACGCGCGCATGAGCCGGCCGAGGCGCCGCATGGCTTCGGCGTCCAGCGGCTGCTGGCCGGCCACGTCGGGCACGCCGGCACCTTCGAGAAAAGCCTTGAAGAGTTCGTCCGAGGAGGACGGTGTCGATGAGGGCGCTGCGGCGGGGGCTGTAGGCGCAGCCACCGGCGAAGGCGCAGCAGCAGCGGGCTTCGGTTCCGGCGCGGGCGGTTCAGCCGGCGCGGCCTTTGCAGGAGGAGAAATGTCCGCGTGGGCGGCTGTGGCTGTGACCGGCACCGGTGCTGCTGGTGCTGGTGCTGGTGCTGGCGATGGCGGCGGCGGCGGCGGTGTCGGTGGCGGTGGCGAAGATGGCGGTTCGGTCGACGCGGACACCTGCGCCTCGATGGTCTTCGCAGCCGGCGCATCAAAGGCCACCGGGTTCGGCGGCCTGAATTGCGCCGTCAGTTCCCGCGCATGGTTCGAGTGGCCGTACCCCTGCGGTGCCGCCGGCCTGGTCAGCAGATCGACGGCCGGATGCACGTCGCTGAGCGGATCTTCGTGGGTCAGCGCGGTGGGGCGCGGATCGGAAAGCGGCGAGGGCGCGTCGTTGTCGGCGGCAAAGAAGGACAGCGGGTCCATGCCGCGCTTGAGCGCCACGTCGGACATGCCCTCTTCCGCACGCGGGTTCAGCTCGGCCAGCGGGTCGACCGGATTCCTGCGTGCCTGCGAGGGCAGCTCGAAAGGCTCGTGCGCCATCGGGTCGGGCATGGGCTCGGAGGCGCTCGCTTCGCGGCGCGGCGCATTTGCGAGGATGGCATCCCAATCGGCGGCGGAGGGAATCTGCGAGGCGCCTGGATGAGTGCTTGCCGGCGATGGGGCTGGCGAGGGCGAGGGCGAGGGCGAGGGCGAGGGCGAGGGCGAGGCCGCGGGCACCGGCGCGGCCGCAAATGCTTCGGCGGGCGGTGGTGCCGGCACGGCCGGCGGTGGCCTCGCCACGGTCACGGGCTGCGCATCGCCGATCGGCAGCGCGCCTGCGCCGAAGAGGTCCGAGAACACATCGGAGACGGGCGCCGCCGGCAGCAGCGAGTCCATCGGCGCTTGCGCCATGGCGCCGGCCGGCGATGCATTGCGCACAAGCGCGGCCGGCGGTGGTGCTGCCATCACGGGCGCGGCGGCCTCGACAGGCACGGCGCGTTGCGCGCTCCCCGCCACCAGCACATAGCTCCCGATGGTCACGCGGTCGCCGTCGGCGATCGGCGATTCCTGCTCGTGCTGCAGCGTGCGCTCGTTGACGCCGATGGGCAGCACCGCGCTCATGTTGCGCAGCACCGTCACGCCACTGTCGTCGAAGCGCACGGTGGCCTGCAGGCGCGAGATCTGGCGCTGCTCGTCGGGCAGCACCAGGTGGTTGTCGGGGCTGCGCCCGATGGTTCCGCCGGGTGCCGCGAGCAAGGCCGAGGGCCCCGCGGCCACCGGCTTGCCGGCATGTTCGATCACCGTCCAACGCATATCAGACCTCCCGCCGGGCCGCCCCAAGGGCGGTCTGCGCCCCCTCGGGGGGCAGTGAATACACACAGTGATGAACGTGGGGGTTCATGGATTTCCATCTATGTCGAGCCGCGGCTCATCCCTTGCGGCGCTCAACGCTTCATTCGCTTGGCGGCCTCGAAGGCAGGGCCCCACACCGGGTGCTTGCGCTCGGCAACGGTGAGGTCGAAGTTCGGGAACGCGTCCATGAGCTTGCGGAATTGCGCGCGGCATTCAGGCACCTGGTTGGCCACGCAATAGCTGAACGCTTCGAGCTTCATGGCATCGAGCCGCGTGGCCGGCTCCGCGGCCTCGAACACCGAGACGCCACCGCTCTTGAGCGTGGTGATGGCCTTGGCGTAGTCGCCTTCGTCATAGGCCTGTTGCGCGCGTTCGAGCGTGCTGCGCGCCACCTGCTGGCTCAGGCGTTCGGGTTGCGGCGGCTCGGGCGGTGGCTTGGTTGCGCAACCAGCGGCCAGAACCAGGGTGAACGCCAAAGCAGGCAGACATGACTTCAATCTTCTCTCCTACCTTGCAAAAGGCAATGCTTGAGATAGTGTGCCGCTGTCATGCGACAGGCACGCGATGCAATGCGATTCGTGCGCACGACTTCGATAATATAGGCCGCGAACCACAAGGGAAGATCTCAATGCATCGACGAACCCTGCTTCAAGGCGCACTTGCAACCGCACCGTTGCTCGGTGGCCTCGGTGGATGCGCATCGACTGCGAAGTCATTGCCCACGCCCTACGCAGTGACCATCAGGATCGACGATGGCGTCAACCCCGACGGACGCGGCCAGCCGGCGCCGATTCTCGTCAAGGTCTTCGAACTGAAATCTTCCGGTAACTTCGAGACAGCAGACTACTTTGCACTACAGGACCGCGACCGCGAAACGCTTTCGACGGAACTCGTGAACGCCGACCAGGCCATCATGCGCAGCGGCGAAGAGCGTGTCTTCAAGCGCGAGGCCGGGCTCGATTCGCGTGCCATCGGCATCATTGCCGGCTACCGCAAGCTCGAGGCCGCGCGATGGCGCATCGTGCTGCCGCTCAAGGAGCCCAAGCAAACCAATCTCTACAAGGTGTGGCAGTTTTCTCCGAGCGAGCAAACCGTGCGCATCGCGATCCGCAAGAGCGGCATCGAGTTACTACCAAGTCGTTAATTTTCTCGGCTTTGTAGCTAGAAAGTGCGAGAAATTCGCACGCGAAAAGCGGTGCAAAACGTAAGAAGCGCCGTGTAGCATCAGAGAAAAAAACCAATTCAATCGGGAGGCCGTTAGCAGCACCTCCCGCTTCAGTGTGGGCACTCCCCAGGAGGTTCTTTGGTGACAGTTCGCAATCCGGGCGCCGGCAAGCAAGGCGCCCTTCCGCAGGCGTTGGCGAATCGCGTGGTGTGGTCCGAAGGCATGTACCTGCGGCCGCAGCATTTCCAGCAACTGGAGCGCTATGTCGAGCAGTACGTCACGCGCCGCACAGCGGGCCTGCAAGGTGCCTATTGGGGATGGCTGCAGCTGGACATCGACCGCGATGCCCATGCGCTCGGCCGCGTGTCGCTGCTCGGCGGCGCGGGCGTGCTGCCCGACGGCACGCCGTTCTCGTTCGGCGCCGACGATGCGCCACTGCCCTACGAGGTGCCGAACGACCTGACCGACGAGCTCATCGTGCTTGCGCTGCCGCTGCGCCGCACGGGCAGCGAAGAAATCATCTTCGCGGAGAACGAAGGCTCGGCCGCGCGCTTCGGCGTGGTCGAGCGCGAGGTGGCCGACGGCAATTCGGTGGCGCTCGGCCCGGCGGTGCTGCAGCTTGCCAAGCCGCGCCTGCGCCTGGCGCGCGCATCGTCGCTCACGGCCGAGTGGCAGGCCATCGGCGCGGTGCGCGTGATCGAGCGGCGCACCGACCACAAGCTGGTGATCGACGCCAACTACATTCCGCCGGTGCTCGATGCGTCGGCGCACCCCATGCTGCGCAGCATGGTGGCCGAGCTGCACGGCCTGCTCACGCAGCGCTCCGAGGCCCTGGCCTCGCGGCTCTCGCAGCCCGGCCGCGGCGGCGTGAGCGAGGTCTCCGACTTTCTTTTGCTCGAACTCGTCAACCGCTATCTCGCGCTGACCTGGCATGCGCAGCATGCGGTGCAGGTGCATCCCGAGGAACTGTTCGTCGACTGGTTCAAGCTGGCCTGCCATCTCGCCACGCACACCTCGCCCACGCGGCGCCCCGTGGTGTGGCCGAAGTACGACCACGACAATCTCAACGAGAGCATCCGGCCGCTGATGGAAGAGCTGCGGCGCTCGCTCTCGGCGGTGCTCGAGCAGAGCGCCATCGCCATCGAGCTCGAGGAGCGCAGCCATGGCGTGCGCGTGGGCCGCATGCCCGATCCGGTGCTCGTGCGCAACGCGGGCTTCGTGCTCGCGGTGCATGCCAACCTGCCCGCCGAAGCCATCCAGCAGCGCTTTCCGACGCAGGTCAAGATCGGCTCGGTCGAGCGCATCCGCGACCTCGTGCAGCTGCAGCTGCCGGGCGTGGCGGTGCGGCCACTGCCGGTAGCCCCGCGCCAGATTCCATACAACGCGGGCTACCACTATTTCGAACTCGACAAGAGTGGCGACATGTGGCGCCAGCTCGAAAAATCGGGCGGCGTTGCAATGCACCTGGCCGGCGACTTCCCGGGCCTGGCCATGGAGTTCTGGGCAATTCGTCCGTGAGGGACCCAATGAACGGTGTCAACGACATGGCCGTCGGTCCGGGAGGCTTCGTGCCGCCCAACCCGGGCGGCGGCAACAACAGCGGCAACGGCGATGCGGCGGGCCCGTCCCCGGCATCGCGCGGCGCGGGGCAGCAGCAACCCCAGTCATTCACCGCCTTGCACGACGCGCGCCGTCCGCATGCGGGCGACACCGCGCTGGCCGGCAACAATCCGCTCGTCGCGGCGGCCAACCCGCTGCTCGACCTGATCCCGCAGATCCGCGCCACCGGCCACCACGATGCGCCCGCGCAATTGCGCGAGCACCTGGTCGACGAGGTCAGGCGCTTCGAGACGCGCGCGCAGCAAAGCGGCATTGCGCCCGAGGTGATCATCGGCGCGCGCTACTGCCTGTGCACCGCAGTCGACGAGGCGGCCGCGCTCACGCCCTGGGGCGGCAGCATCTGGTCGTCGCAGAGCCTGCTCGTGATGTTCCACAACGAGACCTGGGGCGGCGAGAAATTCTTCCAGCTGCTGTCGCGGCTGGTGCAGAACCCGCAGCAGCACCTGCAGCTGATCGAGCTCATCTACTTCTGCCTGGCGATGGGCTTCGAAGGGCGCTTCCGTGTCATCGACAACGGCCGCACGCAGCTCGAAACGCTCAAGCAGCGGCTGCTGCAGATCATTCGCCAGGCGCGCGGTGAAATTGCCGCGCCGCTGTCGCCGCACTGGCAGGATTCGAGCGCGCCGGTGCGCCGCACGCGCAACTGGGTGCCGCTGTGGGCCGTGGGCGCGGTGGCGGCGGTGCTGCTGGTGCTGGTGTTCGGGGTGCTCACCTTCAGCCTGGCCAGCCGCTCCGACGGCGCGTTCTCCGCGGTCAATGCGGTGCGCCTGCCGCAGACGCAGCGCGCCGTGGCCGTTGCAGCGGCGCCGCAGCCGCGCCTGCAGCGCTTTCTCGAGCCCGAGATCCGCGACGGCCTGCTGACGGTGCGCGACGAGGCCGACCGCAGCGTGGTGGTGCTGCGCGGCGACGGCCTGTTCGCATCGGGCTCCGACCGCGTGCTCGACCGCTATGCGCCCGTGCTCGCGCGCGTGGCCGATGCGCTCAACTCGGTGGAGGGCAACGTGCTGGTCAGCGGCTTCAGCGACGACCAGCCGATCCGCAGCGTGCGCTTTCCGTCCAACTGGCAGCTCTCGCAGGCGCGTGCCGATGCTGTCAAGAAGATGATCGCCACGCGCGTCACGCGGCCCGAGCGCCTGCGCGCCGAAGGCCGCGGCGATGCCGACCCGCTGGTGCCCAACGATTCGCCGGCCAACCGTGCGCGCAACCGGCGGGTCGAGGTGACGCTGCTGGTGGCGCCCGTGGCGGGGGCCGCAGCCGCGGCGCCGCAGGGAGGAACCCGCTGATGCTGCGCGCGATTTTCCGTTTTCTCGTGAGCCGCGACCTGTGGGTCTTTCTCGGGCTGCTGGCCGTTGCGTTCCTGATCTGGATCATCGGCCCCGTCATCGCGGTGGGCCGCTACCGGCCGTTCGAAAGCGAGTTCGTGCGCATCGTGGTGATCGCGCTGATGTTCGCGATCTGGATCGCGCGCGTGCTCTACCGCAAATGGCGCGAGCGCCGCCTCAACGCGCAGCTGCTCAACCAGCTGCGCACGCCCTCACCCAAGGAGAAGGCCGCCAAGCCGGAAGACGCGCCCGAGATCAAGGAGCTGCAAAGCGGCTTCACCGACGCCACGTCCATCCTGAAGAACATGCGCTTCGGCGCGGGTGCCGACGGCAAGGCCGCGGGGCGCTTCGCGGTGTTCGACCGCCAGTACCTGTACCAGCTGCCCTGGTACATCTTCATCGGCGCGCCGGGCTCGGGCAAGACCACGGCGCTGGTCAACTCCGACCTCGACTTTCCGCTGGCCGACCAGCTCGGCAAGGCCGCGGTGCGCGGCATCGGCGGCACGCGCAACTGCGACTGGTGGTTCACCAACGAGGCGGTGCTGATCGACACCGCCGGGCGTTACACCACGCACGAGAGCAACCGCGAAACCGACGAGGGCGAGTGGAAGGGCTTCCTCGACCTGCTCAAGAAGTTCAGGCCGCGCCAGCCGATCAACGGCGCCATCCTCACCATCAGCATTGCCGACCTGCCGCTGGCCGACGATGCGCAGCGCGCGCGCCACGCCATGGCGTTGCGCAAGCGCCTGCTCGAACTGCGCAACGGCCTGGGCATCGATTTTCCGGTGTACGTGCTGGTCACCAAGACCGACCTCTTGGCCGGCTTCAACGAGTATTTCGGCTCGCTCGGCCGGGCCGAGCGAGCGCAGGTGTGGGGCTTCACCTTTCCGATCGACGCCAACCCGGCAGACCCCGCCAAGGCCGACCTGCGCGAGCGCTTCCACCAGGAATACAAGCTGCTGCACCAGCGCCTGGACGAGCGCCTGCCGGAGCTGCTCGCGGCCGAGCCCGACCAGCTGCGCCGCGCGCAGGCCTACCTGCTGCCGCAGCAGTTCGCGAGCTTCGAGGACATCCTCGGCACCTTCCTGGCCGACGTGTTCAACCCGTCGAAGTTCGAAGTCGCGCCGATGCTGCGCGGCGTGTACTTCACCAGCGGCACGCAGGAGGGCACGGCCTTCGACCGCGTGATGGGCGCGATCAAGCGCTACCTGCAGGTCAACGCGCCGCCCGCGCCACCGCCGGGTCCGGGCAAGAGCTACTTCCTGAAGGAGCTGCTGCAGCAGGTGATCTTCCGCGACGCGGGCGTGGCCGGCACCAACCTGCGCTGGTACCGGCGCAAGCGCGCCATCGACCTGGCGGGCTACGGCCTCATCGGCGTGCTGCTGGTGGTGCTGCTGGGCGCGTGCGTCAACAGCTGGCGCAACAACCGCGACTACGTGGCCGAGGTCGACAACAACGCCAAGGCCTTCAACAAGGCCGCGGCGCGCGGCGAGCTGCCGACGGTGGTCGATTCCAACAGCGACATCGCCACTTCGCTGCCGGTGCTCGACCGCCTGCGCGACCTGCCCAAGTCAGGCCAGTTCGACATCGGCGACCCGCCCGTGGGCTACCGCTTCGGGCTCTACCAGGGCGAGAAGCTGCAGGCCGCGACCGACGGCGTCTACCAGCGGGCCCTCGAAAGCGTGCTGCTGCCGCAGGCCGCGCAGCGCGTGGAGCAGGCGCTGCGCGAGGCCGCCAAGATCGACGCCGAATACAGCTACGAGGCGCTCAAGGCCTACCTCATGCTGTACGACGCGGAGCGCTACGACGCCGACTTTCTCCAGGCCTGGCTGCTCACCGACGTGGACCGCAAGATCGGCGCCGGCCTCACGCGCGAGCAGCGCACCAACCTCGAGTCGCACCTGCACGCGCTGTTTGCGGAACGCGTGGTGACCTCGCCCTTCGCCAAGGACGACCGGCTCATCACCGAAACGCGCAACCGCCTGGCCGGCGTGCCGCTGGCGCAGCGCTCCTACGCACGGCTGCGGCGCATCCTGCTGCAGACCAGCCCGCCCAACGCCTTCAGCATTGCGGAGGCGGCGGGGGCCGAGTCCGCGCTGGTGATCAAGCGCGCGAGCGGCAAGCCGCTCACCGACGGCATCCCCACGCTGTTCACCTACCGCGGCTACTGGGACATCTTCGACAAGCGCATGGCCGAGACCACGCTCGCGCTCGAACAGGAAGACCGCTGGGTGCTGCAGATCCGCGCGCCGGGCATGACCGACATCACCTCGCGCGAGCTGCTGCTGCGCGAAGTGCGCCGGCTCTATCTCACCGACTACATCCGCGTCTGGGACGAGTACCTGCTCGACGTCCGGCTGGCCGACAGCCGCTCGCTGCTGCAGAGCATCCAGATGACGCGCGTGCTCTCGACCAGCGAGTCGCCGATGTCGCGCCTCATCCGCGGCGCGGCGCGCGAGACCGACCTGCTGCGCAACCACGACGAGGCCACGCGCAGCCTGCTCGACCAGGCGCAGAACCGCGTGGCCAGCACGCGCGAGCGCATCGAGCAGCTCATCGGCCAGCCCGACGGCAGCCAGCGCCGCAACACCCAGCCGGACCGCCCCGAATCGCTGGTGGACAACCACTTCGCGCCGCTGCGCCGCATGGTCACCGCGCCCAAGGCCGGCGGCCAGGCGCCGATCGACGCGACCGCCGCGCTCATCAACGAGCTCTACACCTTCCTCACCGCCACCGACACCGCATTGCGCAGCGGCAACATTCCGCCGCCCGGCGACGCGGTCACCAAGGTGCAGGCCGAGGCGGGCCGCCTGCCGGTGCCGTTCCAGGGCATGCTGAACGATCTCTCGGCCACCGCGTCGTCCAAGGCGGCGGCCGTGACGCGGCAGAACATCGGGCAAAACGCGGCCGCCACCATCGGCCAGTTCTGCAGCCAGGCCATTGCGGGGCGCTATCCGTTCTCGCGCGGCTCGAACCGCGACGTGGCCGCCGGCGACTTCGCGCAGCTGTTCGCGCCGGGCGGCATGATGGACGACTTCTTCCAGAAGAACCTGGCCTCGCAGGTCGACACCTCCGTCAACCCGTGGGCCTTCAAGAAGGGCGTGGACGGCAGCTCGCCGGGCCGCTCGGCGTACCTCGATTCGTTCCAGAAGGCGCAGGCGATCCGAGACGTGTTCTTCTCGGGCATGGCGGGCGGGCGCACGCCCTCGTTCACCATCGACATCCGGCCCGAGGACATGGACGCCGCCATCAGCCAGTTCACGCTCGACATCGATGGCCAGACGGTGCGCTACGCGCACGGGCCGCAGGCGCCCAGCACCGTCAAGTGGCCGGGCCCGCGCAACAGCAACCAGGTGCGGCTGCAGGTGACGACCGCCAGCGGCACGCCGGCCGGCGGCATCGTCACTGAAGGGCCGTGGGCGCTGCACCGGCTGTTCGACAAGGCCTCGATCTCGTCGGGCAGCGCGCCCGAATCGTTCAACGCAACCTTCGACCTGCAGGGCAAGAAGGTGGTGCTGGCGGTGACGGCCAACAGCGTCTACAACCCGCTGCGCCTGAACCAGATGAACGGCTTTTCATGCCCGGGGAAATCCTGAGATGAACAGCGGCATTCCTTCACCACGGGTGTGGGTGCCCGACGACGAGCAGATCGGCTGGTACGGCAAGCTGCCCGCGGCTGGCGACTTTCTCTACCGCCGCGTGCCGCGCGAACTGCAGGCCTGGTGGGACCGCTGGATGCAGAACGGCCTGGGCACCTTCAAGCGCTGGCCCGACGCCATGACGCGGCACT
This genomic window from Variovorax paradoxus contains:
- a CDS encoding DotU family type VI secretion system protein gives rise to the protein MNGVNDMAVGPGGFVPPNPGGGNNSGNGDAAGPSPASRGAGQQQPQSFTALHDARRPHAGDTALAGNNPLVAAANPLLDLIPQIRATGHHDAPAQLREHLVDEVRRFETRAQQSGIAPEVIIGARYCLCTAVDEAAALTPWGGSIWSSQSLLVMFHNETWGGEKFFQLLSRLVQNPQQHLQLIELIYFCLAMGFEGRFRVIDNGRTQLETLKQRLLQIIRQARGEIAAPLSPHWQDSSAPVRRTRNWVPLWAVGAVAAVLLVLVFGVLTFSLASRSDGAFSAVNAVRLPQTQRAVAVAAAPQPRLQRFLEPEIRDGLLTVRDEADRSVVVLRGDGLFASGSDRVLDRYAPVLARVADALNSVEGNVLVSGFSDDQPIRSVRFPSNWQLSQARADAVKKMIATRVTRPERLRAEGRGDADPLVPNDSPANRARNRRVEVTLLVAPVAGAAAAAPQGGTR
- a CDS encoding TssQ family T6SS-associated lipoprotein translates to MAFTLVLAAGCATKPPPEPPQPERLSQQVARSTLERAQQAYDEGDYAKAITTLKSGGVSVFEAAEPATRLDAMKLEAFSYCVANQVPECRAQFRKLMDAFPNFDLTVAERKHPVWGPAFEAAKRMKR
- the tagH gene encoding type VI secretion system-associated FHA domain protein TagH, whose protein sequence is MRWTVIEHAGKPVAAGPSALLAAPGGTIGRSPDNHLVLPDEQRQISRLQATVRFDDSGVTVLRNMSAVLPIGVNERTLQHEQESPIADGDRVTIGSYVLVAGSAQRAVPVEAAAPVMAAPPPAALVRNASPAGAMAQAPMDSLLPAAPVSDVFSDLFGAGALPIGDAQPVTVARPPPAVPAPPPAEAFAAAPVPAASPSPSPSPSPSPSPAPSPASTHPGASQIPSAADWDAILANAPRREASASEPMPDPMAHEPFELPSQARRNPVDPLAELNPRAEEGMSDVALKRGMDPLSFFAADNDAPSPLSDPRPTALTHEDPLSDVHPAVDLLTRPAAPQGYGHSNHARELTAQFRPPNPVAFDAPAAKTIEAQVSASTEPPSSPPPPTPPPPPPSPAPAPAPAAPVPVTATAAHADISPPAKAAPAEPPAPEPKPAAAAPSPVAAPTAPAAAPSSTPSSSDELFKAFLEGAGVPDVAGQQPLDAEAMRRLGRLMRAFTDGTIELLSSRAMLKREVRAEITMIVDEENNPFKILPNGRAVLMQMFGARMPGFLAPEAAVHDALGDLQSHQLGMVAGMRAALLTVLKRFDPAALNTATPHDGGLGEKLLPGGREARLWRQLQKLHAETTAAVEDDFQAVFGRAFQQAYDKEMERLKEARRA
- the tssJ gene encoding type VI secretion system lipoprotein TssJ — its product is MTSIFSPTLQKAMLEIVCRCHATGTRCNAIRAHDFDNIGREPQGKISMHRRTLLQGALATAPLLGGLGGCASTAKSLPTPYAVTIRIDDGVNPDGRGQPAPILVKVFELKSSGNFETADYFALQDRDRETLSTELVNADQAIMRSGEERVFKREAGLDSRAIGIIAGYRKLEAARWRIVLPLKEPKQTNLYKVWQFSPSEQTVRIAIRKSGIELLPSR
- the tssM gene encoding type VI secretion system membrane subunit TssM, with product MLRAIFRFLVSRDLWVFLGLLAVAFLIWIIGPVIAVGRYRPFESEFVRIVVIALMFAIWIARVLYRKWRERRLNAQLLNQLRTPSPKEKAAKPEDAPEIKELQSGFTDATSILKNMRFGAGADGKAAGRFAVFDRQYLYQLPWYIFIGAPGSGKTTALVNSDLDFPLADQLGKAAVRGIGGTRNCDWWFTNEAVLIDTAGRYTTHESNRETDEGEWKGFLDLLKKFRPRQPINGAILTISIADLPLADDAQRARHAMALRKRLLELRNGLGIDFPVYVLVTKTDLLAGFNEYFGSLGRAERAQVWGFTFPIDANPADPAKADLRERFHQEYKLLHQRLDERLPELLAAEPDQLRRAQAYLLPQQFASFEDILGTFLADVFNPSKFEVAPMLRGVYFTSGTQEGTAFDRVMGAIKRYLQVNAPPAPPPGPGKSYFLKELLQQVIFRDAGVAGTNLRWYRRKRAIDLAGYGLIGVLLVVLLGACVNSWRNNRDYVAEVDNNAKAFNKAAARGELPTVVDSNSDIATSLPVLDRLRDLPKSGQFDIGDPPVGYRFGLYQGEKLQAATDGVYQRALESVLLPQAAQRVEQALREAAKIDAEYSYEALKAYLMLYDAERYDADFLQAWLLTDVDRKIGAGLTREQRTNLESHLHALFAERVVTSPFAKDDRLITETRNRLAGVPLAQRSYARLRRILLQTSPPNAFSIAEAAGAESALVIKRASGKPLTDGIPTLFTYRGYWDIFDKRMAETTLALEQEDRWVLQIRAPGMTDITSRELLLREVRRLYLTDYIRVWDEYLLDVRLADSRSLLQSIQMTRVLSTSESPMSRLIRGAARETDLLRNHDEATRSLLDQAQNRVASTRERIEQLIGQPDGSQRRNTQPDRPESLVDNHFAPLRRMVTAPKAGGQAPIDATAALINELYTFLTATDTALRSGNIPPPGDAVTKVQAEAGRLPVPFQGMLNDLSATASSKAAAVTRQNIGQNAAATIGQFCSQAIAGRYPFSRGSNRDVAAGDFAQLFAPGGMMDDFFQKNLASQVDTSVNPWAFKKGVDGSSPGRSAYLDSFQKAQAIRDVFFSGMAGGRTPSFTIDIRPEDMDAAISQFTLDIDGQTVRYAHGPQAPSTVKWPGPRNSNQVRLQVTTASGTPAGGIVTEGPWALHRLFDKASISSGSAPESFNATFDLQGKKVVLAVTANSVYNPLRLNQMNGFSCPGKS
- the tssK gene encoding type VI secretion system baseplate subunit TssK; this translates as MYLRPQHFQQLERYVEQYVTRRTAGLQGAYWGWLQLDIDRDAHALGRVSLLGGAGVLPDGTPFSFGADDAPLPYEVPNDLTDELIVLALPLRRTGSEEIIFAENEGSAARFGVVEREVADGNSVALGPAVLQLAKPRLRLARASSLTAEWQAIGAVRVIERRTDHKLVIDANYIPPVLDASAHPMLRSMVAELHGLLTQRSEALASRLSQPGRGGVSEVSDFLLLELVNRYLALTWHAQHAVQVHPEELFVDWFKLACHLATHTSPTRRPVVWPKYDHDNLNESIRPLMEELRRSLSAVLEQSAIAIELEERSHGVRVGRMPDPVLVRNAGFVLAVHANLPAEAIQQRFPTQVKIGSVERIRDLVQLQLPGVAVRPLPVAPRQIPYNAGYHYFELDKSGDMWRQLEKSGGVAMHLAGDFPGLAMEFWAIRP